The following proteins are encoded in a genomic region of Neoarius graeffei isolate fNeoGra1 chromosome 6, fNeoGra1.pri, whole genome shotgun sequence:
- the cd151l gene encoding CD151 antigen, like, producing the protein MGMNTEKKDRCGTVCLKYLLFVFNFLFWLAGGAVMAVGLWTLVKKSDYISLLSSRIYAVSAYILCLSGVTVMVTGVLGCCATFKEKRRLLRVYFVLLLCIFLLEILAGVLAYIYYQKLSDELKSNLKDTMVNKYEQTDQGHITSAVDKLQQEFKCCGSHNSSDWVESIWVRTGKSRERVVPDSCCKTPAAACGKRDHPSNIYKVEGGCIVKLENFIMDHLKLIGAVGVGVACVQIVGMIFTCCLYRSLKSEPY; encoded by the exons ATGGGCATGAACACAGAGAAGAAGGACCGGTGTGGGACGGTGTGCCTGAAATACCTCCTGTTCGTGTTTAACTTCCTGTTTTGG CTAGCAGGGGGCGCCGTGATGGCTGTTGGATTGTGGACGTTGGTGAAGAAGAGTGACTACATCAGCCTGCTGTCCTCCCGGATCTACGCCGTGTCGGCCTACATCCTCTGCCTGTCCGGGGTTACCGTCATGGTAACGGGGGTTCTGGGCTGCTGCGCCACCTTTAAGGAGAAAAGGCGACTGCTGAGAGTG TATTTTGTCCTGCTGCTGTGCATCTTTCTGCTGGAGATCCTGGCTGGAGTTTTGGCGTACATCTACTACCAGAAG CTGAGCGATGAGCTGAAGAGTAATCTAAAGGACACGATGGTGAATAAATATGAGCAGACGGATCAGGGCCACATCACGTCAGCTGTAGATAAACTACAacaagag TTTAAGTGCTGCGGCAGCCACAACTCGTCTGACTGGGTGGAGAGCATTTGGGTCCGCACTGGCAAGTCCCGTGAGAGAGTGGTGCCCGACAGCTGCTGTAAGACGCCTGCAGCGGCGTGTGGAAAAAGAGATCATCCCTCTAACATTTACAAAGTGGAG GGCGGCTGCATTGTTAAGCTGGAGAACTTCATTATGGACCACTTAAAGCTGATTGGTGCTGTGGGAGTGGGTGTGGCCTGTGTACAG aTCGTGGGGATGATTTTCACATGCTGCCTCTACAGGAGTTTGAAATCAGAGCCGTACTGA